A genomic window from Lycium barbarum isolate Lr01 chromosome 4, ASM1917538v2, whole genome shotgun sequence includes:
- the LOC132637550 gene encoding uncharacterized protein LOC132637550 has translation MKRDVADFMSKCGNCPQGKYEHQRPSGLTKSANFIPVQVTNTAESLGRIYVRDIFFLLAEFAYNNSYHSSFDMAPFEALYSRRCSSPIRWFDAFEVRPWGTDLLRESMDRVKLIQEKLLAA, from the exons ATGAAGAGAGATGTTGCAGATTTTAtgtctaagtgtgggaattgtccgCAAgggaagtatgagcaccagagacctagTGGT ttgactaagtctgctaatttcattccagttcaggtcACTAATACTGCGGAGAGTTTAGGCAGGATCTATGTTCGTGATATT TTCTTTCTCCTAgcggagtttgcgtacaacaatagctaccattcaagtTTTGATATGGCTCCGTTCGAGGCCTTGTATAGTAGGAGATGTTCTTCTCCTATTagatggtttgatgcatttgaggttcgccCGTGGGGCacagatttgttgagagagtccatGGAtagggtgaagcttattcaggaaaagcttctagcAGCTTAG
- the LOC132637551 gene encoding uncharacterized protein LOC132637551: protein MYADQKVRDFELGVGEQVFLKISPMKGVMPFGKTCKVSPRYLGPFEILHRVRDVAYKLTLPPGLSTVQPVFHVSMLNKYHFDGSYIVHSDSVLLDENLAYEEEPIAILDRQVQKLRPKEIAYVKVQCKHHLIEEATWEAKYDMQER from the coding sequence atgtatgcggaccaAAAGGTTCGGGATTTTGAGCTTGGTGTGGGTGAGCAGGTGTTTCTAAagatctcacccatgaagggtgtcatgccATTTGGCAAGACGTGCAAGGTGAGTCCGAGGTAtcttggcccatttgagattctcCATAGGGTTAGAGATGTTGCTTATAAGTTGACCTTGCCACCAGGCCTGTCCACTGTTCagccagtctttcatgtgtctatgttgaatAAATACCATTTTGATGGTTCTTACATTGTTCATTCGGATTCagtgttgcttgatgagaatctggCCTATGAGGAGGAGCCGATAGCGATCTTGGATAGACAGGTTCAGAAGTTGAGGCCCAAGGAGATTGCTTATGTGAAGGTTCAATGTAAGCATCATCTTatcgaggaggctacttgggaagCCAAGTATGATATGCAAGAGAGATAG